One Meles meles chromosome 13, mMelMel3.1 paternal haplotype, whole genome shotgun sequence DNA segment encodes these proteins:
- the PDE6C gene encoding cone cGMP-specific 3',5'-cyclic phosphodiesterase subunit alpha' has product MCECVFQNSHFSDFMDKQTGYVTKNLLATPIVMGKEVLAVVMAINKVNASEFSKQDEEIFCKYLNFVSVILKLHHTNYLYSIESRRSQILMWSANKVFEELTDVERQFHKALYTVRTYLNCERYSIGLLDMTKEKEFYDEWPIKLGEVEPYKGPKTPDGREVIFYKIIDYILHGKEEIKVIPSPPADHWTLVSGLPTYVAENGFICNMLNAPADEYFTFQKGPVDETGWFIKNVLSLPIVNKKEDIVGVATFYNRKDGKPFDEYDEHITETLTQFLGWSLLNTDTYDKMNKLENRKDIAQEMLMSQTKATPDEIKSILKIKEKLNTDVIEDCEEKQLITILKEDLPDPQAVDLYEFRFSDFPITEHELIKCGLRLFFEINVVEKFKVPVEVLTRWMYTVRKGYRSITYHNWRHGFNVGQTMFTLLMTGRLKKYYTDLEAFAMLAAAFCHDIDHRGTNNLYQMKSTSPLAKLHGSSILERHHLEYSKTLLQDESLNIFQNLNKRQFETVIHLFEVAIIATDLALYFKKRTMFQKIVDACEKMETEEEAIKYVTIDPTKKEVIMAMMMTACDLSAITKPWEVQSQVALLVANEFWEQGDLERTVLQQQPIPMMDRNKKDELPKLQVGFIDFVCTFVYKEFSRFHKEITPMLNGLQNNRVEWKSLADEYDAKMKVLEEEMKKQEEGNITTKATEDVGGGGDDKKSKTCLML; this is encoded by the exons ATGTGTGAATGTGTCTTTCAGAACAGCCATTTCTCTGACTTCATGGACAAACAAACCGGCTACGTCACAAAGAACCTGCTGGCAACTCCGATCGTGATGGGCAAGGAGGTTCTTGCGGTGGTTATGGCGATTAACAAAGTAAACGCCTCTGAGTTTTCCAAACAGGATGAGGAG ATCTTTTGCAAATACCTCAACTTTGTTTCTGTCATCCTGAAGCTTCATCATACCAACTATCTGTACAGCATTGAATCCCGAAGAAGCCAG ATTCTCATGTGGTCGGCCAACAAAGTGTTTGAAGAGCTCACGGATGTGGAGCGTCAGTTTCACAAAGCACTCTACACAGTTAGAACATATCTGAATTGTGAGCGGTACTCCATCGGACTGCTGGACATGACCAAGGAGAAG GAATTCTATGATGAATGGCCAATCAAGCTTGGAGAAGTCGAGCCTTATAAAGGTCCAAAGACCCCGGATGGCCGA GAAGTCATCTTTTATAAAATCATTGATTACATTTTACATGGAAAAGAAGAGATCAAAGTGATTCC GAGCCCCCCTGCAGACCACTGGACTCTCGTTAGTGGGTTGCCAACATACGTTGCCGAAAATGGATTT ATTTGTAACATGCTGAATGCCCCTGCAGACGAATACTTCACATTTCAG AAAGGACCTGTAGATGAAACGGGTTGGTTCATTAAAAATGTCTTATCCCTGCCTATTGTCAACAAGAAAGAAGATATTGTGGGAGTAGCTACATTTTATAacagaaaagatggaaaacctTTCGATGAGTATGATGAACACATTACTGAG ACTCTCACACAATTTCTTGGATGGTCTCTTTTAAATACTGACACCTATGATAAAATGAATAAGCTAGAAAACAGAAAGGATATAGCTCAGGAAATGCTCATGAGCCAGACCAAAGCCACACCCGATGAAATCAAGTCCATTCTG aaaattaaagagaAGTTAAATACAGATGTAATTGAAGACTGTGAAGAAAAACAACTTATCACAATTTTG AAAGAGGACCTGCCGGACCCACAAGCAGTGGACCTGTACGAGTTCCGTTTCAGTGACTTCCCCATCACAGAGCATGAGCTGATTAAGTGTGGGCTGCGGCTGTTTTTTGAAATCAACGTGGTGGAGAAATTCAAAGTACCCGTCGAG GTTCTGACCAGGTGGATGTACACGGTGAGGAAAGGGTACCGCTCCATCACCTACCACAACTGGCGGCACGGCTTCAATGTGGGGCAGACCATGTTCACTCTGCTCATG aCAGGAAGACTGAAGAAATACTACACGGATCTTGAAGCCTTCGCCATGCTCGCGGCTGCCTTCTGCCACGACATTGACCACCGAGGCACCAATAATTTGTATCAGATGAA ATCCACGTCTCCACTGGCAAAGCTTCACGGATCTTCCATTTTGGAGAGGCATCACCTGGAGTACAGTAAGACTCTCCTGCAGGACGAG AGTTTGAATATCTTCCAGAACCTAAATAAACGCCAGTTTGAAAcagttattcatttgtttgaagtTGCAATAATAGCAACGGACCTggctttatattttaa GAAGAGAACCATGTTTCAAAAAATTGTTGATGCCTGTGAAAAAATGGAAACTGAAGAAGAGGCCATCAAATATGTAACCATTGATCCAACCAAAAAAGAGGTTATCAT GGCAATGATGATGACTGCATGTGACTTGTCAGCTATAACCAAACCCTGGGAGGTACAAAGTCAG GTGGCACTTCTGGTTGCAAATGAATTTTGGGAACAAGGAGATCTGGAGAGGACTGTGCTGCAGCAACAGCCTATT cCTATGATggacagaaacaaaaaagatgaattaCCCAAACTTCAAGTTGGATTTATTGATTTTGTCTGTACTTTTGTATATAag GAGTTCTCACGGTTTCATAAAGAAATCACACCAATGCTGAATGGTCTTCAGAACAACAGAGTAGAGTGGAAATCCCTAGCTGATGAGTATGATGCAAAGATGAAGGTGCTTGAAGAGGagatgaaaaagcaagaagaagGAAACATAACCACAAAAG CCACAGAAGATGTAGGAGGTGGCGGTGATGACAAAAAGTCCAAAACATGCCTCATGTTATAA